Proteins from one Scylla paramamosain isolate STU-SP2022 chromosome 3, ASM3559412v1, whole genome shotgun sequence genomic window:
- the LOC135096499 gene encoding craniofacial development protein 2-like encodes MKLIRDGKIWHIVSAYALQQGCREEEKEEFREKLEEYIESIARTELIVIAGDMNAHVGESGTGYEGVHGGMGFGRRNVEGERLLEMPEAAEITILNSWFKKRQSHVITYKSGQNETQIDYILVRREDKRLVMDCKAIPGEPVVTQHRLLVADFRMKSGRKRRKEERKKKINVWELKSEKKNEFRNNVEETFRERHRTGSLPETAEVWKDMKDILVNKSNRDLW; translated from the coding sequence ATGAAACTAATCAGAGATGGAAAAATATGGCATATTGTATCTGCATATGCACTTCAGCAGGGttgcagagaggaggagaaagaggaatttaGAGAAAAACTTGAAGAGTATATAGAAAGTATAGCACGAACAGAATTAATAGTAATAGCTggagacatgaatgcacatgtagGAGAAAGTGGTACTGGGTATGAAGGAGTCCATGGTGGAATGGGTTTCGGAAGACGAAATGTAGAAGGTGAGCGATTACTGGAAATGCCAGAAGCAGCAGAAATTACAATATTGAATTCCTGGTTCAAGAAGAGACAAAGCCATGTAATTACATATAAAAGCGGTCAGAATGAGACACAGATTGATTACATCctggtaagaagagaagacaaacgaCTTGTAATGGATTGCAAAGCTATACCTGGAGAACCAGTGGTGACGCAACATAGATTAttagtagcagattttaggatgaaaagtggaaggaagagaaggaaagaagaaagaaagaagaagattaacGTCTGGGagctgaaaagtgaaaagaagaatgagtttAGAAACAATGTTGAAGAAACGTTCAGGGAAAGACATAGAACTGGCAGCTTACCAGAAACAGCAGAGGTGTggaaagatatgaaagataTATTAGTAAACAAAAGCAACAGAGATTTGTGGTAA